One segment of Actinomycetota bacterium DNA contains the following:
- a CDS encoding DUF6084 family protein, producing the protein MSELVFDLLGVEPEPYAASPTLNFGLRISETTGIRIHAILLRIQIRIEPKRRRYSPAEAERLLDLFGETKRWGDTVKPMQFAFADAAIPGFDGSIEVDVAVPCTYDFEVASAKYFHALDEGEIPLLMLFSGTVFTKGEGGFAVEQVPWHKEISFGVPVATWDKLMDLYFPGQAWVRMQRETLDGLQRFKSHRGLTGWDETLTVLLEAAGDSGAGAPGKAEPERPVVHE; encoded by the coding sequence ATGAGTGAACTCGTCTTCGACCTCCTGGGTGTGGAACCAGAGCCATACGCCGCGTCCCCGACGCTCAACTTCGGCCTGCGCATCTCGGAGACCACCGGCATACGGATCCATGCCATCCTCCTGCGCATCCAGATCCGCATCGAGCCGAAGCGGCGCCGCTACTCGCCCGCCGAGGCGGAGCGGCTGCTCGACCTCTTCGGCGAGACCAAACGCTGGGGCGACACGGTGAAGCCGATGCAGTTCGCCTTCGCCGACGCTGCCATCCCCGGTTTTGACGGGTCGATCGAAGTGGACGTCGCGGTCCCCTGCACCTACGACTTCGAGGTGGCCAGCGCCAAGTACTTCCACGCCCTCGACGAGGGCGAGATCCCCCTGCTGATGCTGTTCTCCGGGACGGTGTTCACCAAGGGTGAAGGTGGGTTCGCCGTCGAGCAGGTGCCCTGGCACAAAGAGATCAGCTTCGGGGTGCCGGTGGCCACCTGGGACAAGCTGATGGACCTCTACTTCCCCGGACAGGCCTGGGTGCGCATGCAACGCGAGACCCTGGACGGCCTGCAGCGCTTCAAATCCCACCGGGGCCTCACCGGCTGGGACGAGACCCTGACGGTCCTGCTGGAGGCGGCTGGGGACAGCGGGGCGGGAGCGCCAGGGAAAGCGGAGCCGGAGAGGCCGGTCGTCCATGAGTGA
- a CDS encoding hydrogenase maturation protease, with product MTDAPRILVAGVGNIFLSDDAFGCEVIRRLGEHPLPEGVTVADFGIKGVHLAYELLEGYDAVVIVDAAPCGGQPGDLYLIEPQLDEVEESPLVQAAAEGESALVDAHGLEPDAIFGMLKALGGSVRRALVVGCEPETVEDGMGLTPVVEAAVEPTVARLIDIVGRLHVEQDVALTTLARKNPS from the coding sequence ATGACCGACGCCCCGCGGATCCTGGTCGCCGGCGTCGGCAACATTTTCCTCTCCGACGACGCCTTCGGCTGCGAGGTCATCCGCCGGCTGGGCGAGCACCCGCTCCCCGAGGGGGTCACCGTGGCCGACTTCGGCATCAAGGGGGTGCACCTTGCCTACGAGCTGCTGGAGGGCTACGACGCCGTGGTCATCGTCGACGCCGCCCCGTGCGGCGGCCAGCCGGGCGACCTCTACCTGATCGAGCCGCAGCTCGACGAGGTCGAGGAATCGCCGCTCGTACAGGCGGCCGCCGAGGGCGAGTCCGCCCTGGTGGATGCCCACGGGCTGGAGCCCGACGCCATCTTCGGCATGCTGAAGGCCCTCGGCGGGAGCGTGCGCCGGGCACTGGTCGTCGGCTGCGAGCCGGAGACCGTCGAGGACGGCATGGGGCTCACCCCGGTGGTGGAGGCGGCGGTGGAGCCCACCGTTGCCCGGCTGATTGACATCGTGGGGCGCCTGCACGTCGAGCAGGACGTGGCGCTCACCACGCTCGCCCGGAAGAACCCTTCCTGA